The Erpetoichthys calabaricus chromosome 13, fErpCal1.3, whole genome shotgun sequence genome has a window encoding:
- the LOC114664102 gene encoding lymphocyte antigen 6E-like isoform X2, with translation MKTCLTLFLLACFVAYSEPLSCFSCSNADTNFNCDFNLPQSCAENQVCFTATYTLGGSYKINKGCVNQNECDAASVFGNIDIGVASTSVKCCDYLLCNINGSTTARLNLLLLGVSALVLLVVGNITK, from the exons TTGTCTCACGTTATTCCTTCTAGCCTGCTTTGTAGCTTATTCAG AGCCGTTGTCCTGCTTCAGTTGCTCTAATGCTGATACCaattttaattgtgattttaatcTGCCTCAGTCATGCGCAGAAAACCAAGTGTGTTTTACTGCCACTTACACTTTAG gtgGCAGCTATAAGATTAATAAAGGATGCGTCAACCAAAATGAGTGTGATGCTGCATCAGTCTTTGGAAACATTGATATAGGTGTGGCGAGCACATCAGTGAAATGCTGTGATTATTTATTATGCAACATAAACGGTTCCACGACTGCCAGACTGAACCTCCTGCTTCTGGGGGTCTCGGCGCTTGTCCTTTTAGTAGTTGGCAACATTACAAAATAG